In Cervus elaphus chromosome 5, mCerEla1.1, whole genome shotgun sequence, the following proteins share a genomic window:
- the ZNF891 gene encoding zinc finger protein 891: MTATDLSSIWALPAQDPACFCMKNTKGEKIAPGFPVTWLQGPMSFKDVAVEFTQEEWMMLDSAQRSMYRDVMLENYINLTLVEYQLCKPVISLLGQEDIRTMKSRIPQGTCPDWEIQLKTKESTSNQNILGEKSSGGMKIIRFTMDDWSCTLKEDWECSRIRKQHKIPEGILRQVTFTQKKTASQERFFDYHELEENSKLRSTLVFSKRVSTSKHCHKCYLNIECLKHNPILNNYENISVSERVCESHKYDRTRWHLERTQIAQKVYTYCKCDTHFKHNNMLPICNNFHMVENSYECNKNNIFCYHSFLEQQEQTPTEEKHECNQCGKTFKRISNLILHKRSHMSEKQYECKECGKVFNDSSTLRRHVRTHTGEKPYECNQCGKAFSQKTSLKVHVRTHTGEKPYECNHCGKSFGTSSYLIVHKRIHSGEKRYECDDCGKAFNTSSHLKVHKKIHTGENLYDCTDCGKVFSGLSSLRMHVRTHTGEKPYECKECRKTFSVSSSLRRHVRTHTGEKPYECIQCGKTFSQSSSLIIHKRIHTGRETL; encoded by the coding sequence ATGACAGCCACTGACCTGTCCTCAATATGGGCTCTGCCTGCACAGGACCCTGCCTgtttctgtatgaaaaatactaaGGGGGAAAAGATAGCGCCAGGATTCCCAGTAACTTGGTTACAGGGACCAATGTCTTTTAAAGATGTGGCTGTGGAGTTCACCCAGGAGGAGTGGATGATGCTGGACTCTGCTCAGAGAAGTATGTACAGAGATGTGATGTTGGAAAACTATATAAATCTCACCTTAGTGGAATATCAATTATGCAAGCCTGTGATCTCACTGTTGGGTCAAGAAGACATAAGAACTATGAAAAGCAGAATTCCCCAAGGCACCTGTCCAGACTGGGAGATTCAATTGAAAACCAAAGAGTCAACTTCTAATCAGAATATTTTGGGTGAAAAATCATCTGGTGGCATGAAAATAATAAGATTCACAATGGATGATTGGTCTTGTACATTAAAAGAAGACTGGGAATGCAGTAGAATCAGAAAACAGCACAAGATCCCAGAGGGAATTTTGAGGCAAGTGACATTTACTCAAAAGAAAACAGCATCTCAGGAGAGATTCTTTGACTATCATGAATTAGAGGAAAACTCTAAACTTAGATCAACACTTGTTTTTTCAAAGAGAGTTTCCACCAGTAAACATTGCCATAAATGTTACTTAAATATTGAGTGTTTGAAGCATAATCCAATCCTaaacaattatgaaaatatcTCTGTAAGTGAGAGAGTCTGTGAAAGTCACAAATATGACAGAACTCGGTGGCATCTTGAAAGAACTCAGATAGCACAGAAAGTGTACACATATTGCAAATGTGATACACACTTCAAACATAATAATATGCTTCCTATATGCAACAATTTTCACATGGTGGAGAATTCCTATGAATGTAATAAAAACAATATCTTTTGTTATCATTCATTCCTTGAACAACAGGAGCAAACTCCTACTGAAGAGAAACATGAATGTAATCAGTGTGGAAAAACTTTCAAAAGGATTTCTAATCTTATTTTGCACAAGAGAAGTCACATGAGTGAGAAACAAtatgaatgtaaagaatgtgggaaagTCTTCAATGATTCCTCAACCCTAAGGAGACATGTAAGAACTCACACTGGTgagaaaccttatgaatgtaatcagtgtggaaaagctttcagtcaaaAAACATCTCTTAAGGTTCATGTGagaactcacactggagagaagccttatgaGTGTAATCATTGTGGAAAATCCTTTGGTACAAGTTCTTACCTTATAGTGCACAAGAGAATACACAGTGGGGAGAAACGCTATGAATGTGATGACTGTGGAAAAGCCTTCAACACAAGCTCTCACCTTAAAGTTCACAAGAAAATACACACTGGAGAGAATCTTTATGATTGCACTGACTGTGGGAAGGTTTTTAGTGGTCTCTCATCTCTTAGAATGCATGTGAGAACTCATACAGGGGAGAAACCCTACGAATGTAAGGAATGCAGGAAAACCTTCAGTGTTTCCTCTTCTCTTAGAAGACATGTGagaactcacactggagagaaaccctatgaatgtattCAGTGTGGAAAAACCTTCAGTCAGAGTTCTTCACTTATTATACAtaagagaattcatactggaagAGAAACCCTGTAA